The following are encoded together in the Oceanobacillus zhaokaii genome:
- a CDS encoding TlpA family protein disulfide reductase, with the protein MMYKRMAGLMILLVLAGILTANIIDQNKNNSAASNSNEYDVSGDTSVRGGTIAPVESVGIKPGELAPEIELETADGSKFKLSDLRGKKVLLNFWATWCPPCKEEMPAMQAFYDTYQDEIEVIAINFEEKDQKVRDFINNSDYTYMVPMDEDGAVGKEYGVYTIPTTYFIGTDGIVQQPRRVGPMTYEFMEEMLHALN; encoded by the coding sequence ATGATGTATAAAAGAATGGCAGGATTAATGATTCTATTAGTATTGGCAGGTATATTAACAGCAAATATTATTGATCAAAACAAAAATAACAGTGCAGCATCAAATAGCAATGAGTATGATGTTAGTGGGGATACAAGCGTCCGTGGCGGGACAATTGCTCCAGTAGAAAGTGTTGGTATTAAACCAGGTGAATTAGCACCTGAGATTGAACTGGAAACAGCTGACGGCTCGAAGTTCAAATTATCGGATCTTCGCGGGAAGAAAGTTTTATTAAATTTCTGGGCGACATGGTGCCCGCCATGTAAAGAAGAAATGCCAGCAATGCAAGCGTTTTATGATACCTACCAAGATGAAATAGAGGTAATTGCTATTAATTTTGAAGAAAAAGACCAAAAGGTACGAGATTTTATCAATAACTCTGACTACACCTATATGGTTCCAATGGATGAAGATGGAGCTGTTGGGAAGGAATATGGAGTCTATACAATTCCTACAACGTATTTTATCGGTACTGATGGTATCGTTCAGCAGCCTAGAAGGGTCGGACCAATGACATATGAATTTATGGAAGAAATGCTCCATGCCTTAAATTAA
- a CDS encoding FbpB family small basic protein produces the protein MSLKKKVTFEELVQENRRQILEDRRLLDKIEQELEMRMHQSLKVNEN, from the coding sequence ATTTCATTGAAAAAGAAAGTTACATTCGAAGAGCTTGTTCAAGAAAATCGAAGACAAATCTTAGAAGATCGTCGATTATTAGACAAAATTGAACAAGAGTTAGAAATGAGAATGCATCAATCATTAAAAGTGAATGAAAACTAA
- the tlp gene encoding small acid-soluble spore protein Tlp, with product MTDNYNKPNPDDRTDNVGKLQSMIQNTIENIEEANETMQYSDGVENERIKAKNKRREEAIEGMREEIKDES from the coding sequence ATGACTGATAACTATAATAAACCAAACCCGGATGATCGTACTGACAATGTCGGTAAATTACAAAGTATGATACAAAATACGATTGAAAATATCGAAGAAGCAAATGAAACGATGCAATATTCAGATGGTGTAGAAAACGAACGAATAAAAGCCAAAAATAAACGCCGAGAAGAAGCTATCGAGGGAATGCGAGAAGAAATAAAAGATGAATCTTAA